A single genomic interval of Novosphingobium ginsenosidimutans harbors:
- a CDS encoding class I mannose-6-phosphate isomerase, with the protein MTLLLTRTVAKPWGRTDLPAAFGGPAAEPIGEVWFEPPAALNSLLIKYIFTSEKLSVQCHPSDAQTQAQGLGRQGKEECWLVLNAEPGAKLAIGFNQEIDLASMRAAMQDGSIEQLLTWHPVSAGDFFYIPANTVHAIGAGITLVEVQQNSEITYRLYDYGRPRELHVEEGAAVALRQPYPRQNHQHLPAKGAARLVDGPYFRLDRIDGVPDAATAQRFTGALLVVPLDCTVVVDGKSVAPGQCALADSLAVITFPGEGLSLLAQPV; encoded by the coding sequence GTGACCCTCCTCCTGACCCGGACCGTCGCCAAGCCCTGGGGGCGGACCGACCTGCCTGCGGCGTTCGGCGGCCCGGCAGCCGAGCCGATCGGCGAGGTCTGGTTCGAACCCCCGGCCGCGCTTAATAGCCTGCTGATCAAGTACATCTTCACCAGCGAAAAGCTTTCGGTCCAGTGCCATCCCTCTGACGCGCAGACCCAGGCCCAGGGTCTGGGGCGCCAGGGCAAGGAAGAGTGCTGGCTGGTGTTGAATGCCGAACCCGGCGCAAAGCTGGCCATCGGGTTCAACCAAGAGATTGATCTCGCATCGATGCGGGCGGCCATGCAGGACGGTTCGATCGAGCAGTTGCTGACCTGGCACCCGGTCAGCGCGGGCGATTTCTTTTATATCCCGGCGAACACGGTCCACGCCATTGGCGCGGGGATCACGCTGGTCGAAGTCCAGCAGAATTCCGAGATCACCTATCGCCTCTATGACTATGGCCGCCCTCGCGAGCTGCATGTGGAAGAGGGCGCTGCCGTAGCCCTCCGCCAGCCCTATCCCCGCCAAAACCATCAGCATCTGCCGGCAAAGGGCGCCGCCCGCCTGGTGGATGGCCCCTATTTCCGTTTGGACCGTATCGACGGGGTGCCTGATGCTGCAACCGCTCAGCGTTTTACCGGAGCGTTGCTGGTGGTCCCGCTTGATTGCACCGTCGTGGTCGATGGCAAGTCCGTGGCCCCAGGCCAATGTGCGCTGGCCGATAGCCTCGCGGTCATCACCTTTCCGGGAGAGGGCCTCAGCCTGCTCGCTCAGCCGGTCTAG
- a CDS encoding GNAT family N-acetyltransferase gives MSAPVLTTDRYELWQPQVGDLADLFELTRDEETRRFLGSFTPTEMDSFARLTRNAGSWALWGYGTFMVRRKGEGRIIANCGVFRSHRGFGTGQGLDNVPEAGWIVHRDAWGQGLASEVMTAAIDWFDAIHGRQRVACMIEEGHVVSEAIALKLGFTRYGQQVPDDGAPLGLWERL, from the coding sequence GTGAGCGCCCCGGTCCTCACCACTGACCGCTACGAGCTGTGGCAGCCGCAGGTTGGTGACCTGGCCGACCTGTTCGAACTGACCCGCGATGAGGAGACCCGGCGTTTCCTGGGCAGCTTTACCCCGACTGAGATGGACAGCTTCGCCCGCCTGACCCGCAATGCCGGGTCCTGGGCGCTGTGGGGCTATGGCACCTTCATGGTCCGGCGGAAGGGGGAGGGGCGCATCATTGCCAACTGCGGCGTCTTCCGCAGCCACCGCGGGTTTGGCACAGGCCAAGGCCTCGACAACGTCCCCGAAGCCGGCTGGATCGTCCATCGCGACGCCTGGGGTCAGGGCCTGGCCAGCGAGGTCATGACCGCAGCAATTGACTGGTTCGACGCCATCCACGGCCGCCAGCGCGTTGCCTGCATGATCGAGGAAGGCCACGTGGTCAGCGAGGCGATCGCGCTGAAGCTGGGCTTCACGCGCTATGGCCAGCAGGTGCCCGATGATGGTGCGCCGCTGGGACTGTGGGAGCGGCTCTAG
- a CDS encoding efflux RND transporter permease subunit, with amino-acid sequence MNFRNISAWSIRNPVVPIVLFIGLMLAGIMSFAQMEVQNDPDVEFPMVIVSIAQPGAAPTEIETQITQRVESAVRTISGVQSISSTASEGRSQTMIEFKIGEDVNEAVNEVKNAVDQARGELPDGILEPQVVKAQTSSDPFAYFAVQADDMTIEQLSWFIDDTVTKRLLNIPGMATVNRGGGVNREILVTLDPARMQSLGITASQVNAQLRQLNINAAGGRAEIAGSRQSVRVLGNADTAYELSQTDIPLGNGRTVKLSDFARVQDSYGEITSMGKADGKPVVTFGIARARGASDVSVYDAAVAEIKKIEKENPGVKFIRQFTTVDYTKAQYESSISAMVEGAILAVIVVFFFLRDWRATVISALAIPLSAIPTFWFMDLMGFTLNTLSLLALGLVAGVLVDDAIVEIENIVRHMRMGKSAYQASIDAADEIGLAVVATTFSIVAVFLPVGLMPGVSGQFFKNFGLTVVVSVLMSLAVARMITPMVAAYFLKAHGQEEHGGGPWMDKYINVLRWSIDQREAKALRAALPKVPSRWWYYLVWIIATLVVFAAFGGGAMIPSQVFGKIEALRDVVPGWISAFLGVGVGIAAAWAVYRGLLFLAGLAPRGFADWYRFMHLRWAARRRDHRVWMLGIGLGALGLTGILFTNIPTQFFPTSDGDFIQVRVEMVPGTTLKQTEAVIDQVVKIARDRPETNTVLARFGEGNGRVFITLKEDREKKSMAIERELTPVLQQIADARVTIQSFGGPGGGTGRPISVMLSGSDSKLLDDTAAKLVEEMKGVKELVAPRIAADMRRPEVVIKPRLDLAASMGVTTSALSQTIRIATIGDIDQNAAKFSLTDRQVPIRVRLPVEARQDLSTIQNLPVPTTTGGSVPLSRVAEIGFGSGPVSIQRYNQNRRVFVGADLAPGVVKGTAMEKVNNLPVMKNLPLGVSNAPFGEDEWQAEMTRNFGIALVSGILLVFAVLVLLYHRFVSPLVNMSSLFLAPLGGLLALLLVGQPMSMPVFIGILMLFGIVAKNSILLVDFAIEEMQRGVDKATAIIEAGHKRAQPIIMTTVAMTAGMVPTAISGMIGSGDGAWRAPMGTVVIGGLILSTLLTLVIVPAGFSLADGFEKRAGPWLRKRLLSYEPGDEHGTRDGLHGGALPAE; translated from the coding sequence ATGAATTTCCGTAACATCTCGGCCTGGTCGATCCGCAACCCGGTGGTGCCGATCGTGCTCTTCATCGGCCTGATGCTGGCCGGGATCATGAGCTTCGCTCAAATGGAGGTCCAGAACGACCCCGACGTCGAGTTCCCGATGGTGATCGTCTCGATCGCCCAGCCGGGCGCGGCGCCGACGGAAATCGAGACCCAGATCACGCAGCGGGTTGAATCCGCCGTACGAACCATTTCCGGGGTTCAGTCGATCAGCTCGACCGCCTCGGAAGGTCGCAGCCAGACGATGATCGAATTCAAGATCGGCGAAGACGTCAACGAGGCGGTCAACGAGGTCAAGAACGCGGTTGACCAGGCGCGCGGCGAACTGCCCGACGGGATTCTCGAACCGCAGGTGGTCAAGGCCCAGACTTCGTCCGATCCCTTCGCCTATTTCGCGGTCCAGGCCGACGACATGACGATTGAGCAGCTGTCTTGGTTCATCGACGATACGGTGACCAAGCGTCTGCTGAACATCCCGGGCATGGCCACGGTCAACCGGGGCGGCGGCGTCAACCGGGAAATCCTGGTGACGCTTGATCCGGCGCGGATGCAGTCGCTCGGGATTACCGCCAGCCAGGTCAACGCCCAGCTGCGCCAGCTCAATATCAACGCTGCCGGCGGCCGCGCCGAAATTGCCGGATCGCGCCAGTCGGTCCGTGTGTTGGGTAATGCCGATACCGCTTATGAGCTGTCGCAGACCGACATTCCGCTGGGCAATGGCCGCACTGTCAAGCTGAGCGATTTTGCCCGCGTCCAGGACAGCTATGGCGAGATCACCAGCATGGGCAAGGCCGATGGCAAGCCTGTGGTCACCTTCGGCATCGCCCGCGCCCGCGGCGCTTCGGACGTTTCGGTCTATGATGCGGCCGTGGCCGAGATCAAGAAGATCGAAAAGGAGAACCCGGGGGTCAAGTTCATCCGTCAGTTCACCACGGTCGACTATACCAAGGCGCAGTACGAGAGCTCGATCTCGGCCATGGTCGAAGGGGCGATTCTGGCGGTTATTGTCGTGTTCTTCTTCCTGCGGGACTGGCGCGCCACAGTGATTTCTGCGCTGGCCATCCCGCTTTCGGCGATCCCGACCTTCTGGTTCATGGACCTGATGGGTTTCACCCTTAACACGCTCTCGCTCCTGGCGCTGGGCCTGGTCGCAGGGGTGCTAGTCGATGACGCGATCGTTGAGATCGAGAACATCGTGCGCCACATGCGCATGGGCAAAAGTGCCTACCAGGCCTCGATCGATGCGGCTGACGAGATCGGCCTGGCCGTGGTCGCTACCACCTTTTCGATCGTCGCGGTGTTCCTACCGGTTGGCCTGATGCCGGGGGTTTCGGGCCAGTTCTTCAAGAATTTCGGCCTGACTGTGGTCGTCTCGGTGCTGATGTCGCTGGCGGTCGCGCGCATGATCACGCCGATGGTTGCGGCCTACTTCCTCAAGGCCCATGGCCAGGAGGAACACGGTGGCGGGCCGTGGATGGACAAGTACATCAACGTCCTGCGCTGGTCGATCGATCAGCGCGAGGCCAAGGCGCTGCGCGCTGCCCTGCCCAAGGTGCCGTCGCGCTGGTGGTACTACCTGGTCTGGATCATCGCGACGCTGGTGGTCTTTGCTGCCTTTGGCGGCGGCGCAATGATCCCTTCGCAGGTATTCGGCAAGATTGAAGCACTGCGCGACGTGGTGCCCGGCTGGATTTCCGCCTTCCTTGGCGTTGGCGTGGGGATTGCGGCTGCCTGGGCGGTCTATCGTGGCCTGCTGTTCCTCGCCGGTCTCGCCCCGCGCGGCTTTGCCGACTGGTACCGCTTCATGCACCTGCGCTGGGCCGCCCGCCGACGCGACCACCGCGTGTGGATGCTCGGCATCGGCCTCGGTGCCCTGGGTCTGACCGGGATTCTCTTCACCAACATCCCGACCCAGTTCTTCCCCACCTCGGATGGCGATTTCATTCAGGTCCGTGTCGAAATGGTGCCCGGCACCACGCTCAAGCAGACCGAGGCGGTGATCGATCAGGTCGTCAAGATCGCCCGCGACCGGCCGGAAACCAACACCGTGCTGGCCCGCTTTGGCGAAGGCAACGGCCGCGTCTTCATCACGCTCAAGGAAGATCGTGAAAAGAAGAGCATGGCGATCGAGCGCGAACTGACGCCCGTCCTGCAACAGATTGCCGATGCGCGGGTCACGATCCAGAGCTTTGGTGGTCCTGGCGGCGGTACCGGCCGGCCGATCTCGGTCATGCTGTCAGGCTCGGATTCCAAGCTGCTTGACGATACCGCAGCCAAGCTGGTTGAAGAAATGAAGGGCGTCAAAGAACTGGTCGCCCCGCGCATCGCCGCCGACATGCGCCGGCCAGAAGTGGTGATCAAGCCGCGGCTTGATCTTGCCGCCAGCATGGGTGTCACCACCTCGGCGCTCAGCCAGACGATCCGCATCGCCACAATCGGCGATATCGATCAGAACGCGGCCAAGTTCTCGCTGACCGACCGTCAGGTGCCAATCCGCGTGCGGTTGCCGGTCGAGGCGCGCCAGGACCTGTCGACGATCCAGAACCTGCCAGTGCCGACCACCACGGGCGGCTCGGTCCCGCTGTCGCGGGTGGCCGAGATCGGCTTCGGCTCGGGTCCGGTTTCGATCCAGCGCTACAACCAGAACCGCCGCGTCTTTGTCGGAGCCGACCTTGCCCCCGGCGTGGTCAAGGGCACGGCGATGGAAAAGGTCAACAACCTGCCGGTGATGAAGAACCTGCCGCTCGGCGTTTCCAACGCGCCGTTTGGCGAGGATGAATGGCAGGCGGAAATGACCCGCAACTTCGGTATTGCGCTGGTCTCGGGGATCCTGCTGGTCTTCGCGGTGCTGGTGCTCTTGTACCACCGGTTCGTTTCGCCACTGGTCAACATGAGCTCGCTGTTCTTGGCGCCGCTGGGCGGGCTGCTAGCGCTGCTGCTGGTCGGCCAGCCGATGTCGATGCCGGTGTTCATCGGGATCCTGATGCTGTTCGGCATCGTCGCCAAGAACTCGATCCTGCTGGTCGATTTCGCGATCGAGGAAATGCAGCGCGGGGTCGACAAGGCGACCGCGATCATCGAAGCCGGGCACAAGCGCGCCCAGCCGATCATCATGACCACCGTGGCCATGACCGCGGGCATGGTGCCGACTGCGATCTCGGGCATGATCGGTTCGGGCGACGGGGCCTGGCGTGCACCGATGGGCACGGTGGTGATCGGCGGCCTGATCCTCTCAACCCTGCTGACCCTCGTTATCGTCCCTGCTGGTTTCAGCCTGGCCGACGGGTTTGAAAAACGCGCCGGTCCGTGGCTGCGCAAGCGGCTGCTCAGTTACGAGCCAGGTGACGAGCATGGCACCAGGGACGGTCTCCATGGCGGGGCCCTACCCGCCGAGTGA
- a CDS encoding mannose-1-phosphate guanylyltransferase, with the protein MTLTIIPVILCGGGGTRLWPRSRADKPKPFLPLVGNSTLFEAAIERASTQYGFAPPLVVTGARHVEHVEAQLGGIDATIVVEPAARNTAAAIALAALRLDPDAIMLVCPSDHHIADGGAFRAAARNAAALAAEGYLVSFGIEAKTPETGFGYLEKGEALAHGGSRVVRFIEKPDRAKAEALVAAATFAWNGGIFAFHVGTFLHELAAHRPAILAAARAADAAGQQQGRQFHPGAAEFDGFTPESVDYAVMENTARAAMVPVDMGWSDIGSWDALHLALERDADGNSVQGRAELVDCRNVMVTSDGPRVSVIGLEDVVIVVDGNEILVTSHAGTQRVGKLDGAVNQ; encoded by the coding sequence ATGACCCTGACTATTATTCCCGTTATTCTGTGCGGTGGCGGCGGCACCCGGCTCTGGCCTCGTAGTCGCGCGGATAAGCCCAAGCCGTTCCTGCCACTGGTCGGCAATTCCACGCTGTTTGAAGCGGCCATCGAGCGTGCCTCAACTCAATACGGGTTTGCGCCGCCGCTAGTGGTGACTGGCGCACGGCATGTTGAGCATGTGGAGGCGCAGCTGGGCGGGATTGATGCGACGATCGTGGTTGAGCCCGCGGCGCGCAATACGGCGGCTGCCATTGCCCTTGCCGCACTGCGGCTGGACCCTGATGCCATCATGCTGGTCTGCCCGAGCGACCATCACATCGCTGATGGCGGGGCATTTCGCGCAGCTGCCCGCAATGCCGCAGCCCTCGCTGCCGAAGGCTATCTGGTTTCCTTCGGCATCGAGGCCAAGACGCCGGAAACCGGCTTTGGTTATCTTGAGAAAGGCGAGGCGCTGGCGCATGGCGGCTCCCGCGTAGTCCGGTTCATCGAGAAGCCTGACCGCGCCAAGGCAGAAGCCCTGGTCGCAGCTGCAACCTTTGCCTGGAATGGCGGGATTTTCGCCTTCCATGTGGGGACTTTCCTTCACGAATTGGCAGCGCACCGACCGGCTATTCTTGCAGCGGCCCGCGCTGCGGATGCTGCCGGACAGCAGCAGGGTCGCCAGTTTCATCCGGGGGCGGCAGAATTTGACGGTTTCACCCCCGAATCGGTCGACTATGCGGTGATGGAGAATACAGCGCGCGCGGCGATGGTCCCGGTCGACATGGGCTGGTCCGATATCGGCAGTTGGGACGCGCTGCACCTGGCGCTGGAGCGCGATGCCGATGGCAACAGCGTACAGGGGCGGGCGGAACTGGTTGACTGCCGCAATGTCATGGTGACCAGCGACGGCCCGCGCGTATCGGTAATTGGGCTTGAAGATGTCGTTATCGTGGTTGATGGCAACGAGATCCTGGTGACCAGCCACGCCGGCACCCAGCGCGTCGGCAAGCTGGATGGGGCGGTCAACCAGTGA
- a CDS encoding efflux RND transporter periplasmic adaptor subunit, with protein sequence MNYDTRIAAEDLAVTDSAAVLMGDAEEERQSRRKLWIIGLAVLAGLIGIWFLTHSGDDAASGDKKSQAAVVSVVAPGRGTIEGAINVTGTLAARRELPVGVPGEGGQVVSVLVEPGQWVGAGQVLAVIDRSVQVQQRASQAAQIDVARANAQLAQANLDRALKLVERGFVSTADIDRLTAQRDAAVAQVRVAGAQLGVLNAQLNRLNVVAPAAGLVLERRVEPGQVVSAGSGILFRLAKGGEMELRALLGETELAQVSNGVRAEVTPVGGAKTFTGEVWQTAPVIDPQSRQGIARVALPYAPELRPGGFATAVIKAGTVVAPMLPESAILSDNEGSYVYIVGKDNKAERRNVKTGLVTANGIAVVEGLSGTEKVVLRAGGFLSPGETINPKVVTK encoded by the coding sequence ATGAACTATGACACGCGGATTGCAGCAGAGGACCTGGCGGTGACCGATTCCGCTGCGGTGCTGATGGGCGATGCCGAGGAAGAGCGGCAATCGCGGCGCAAGCTGTGGATCATCGGGCTGGCCGTATTGGCTGGCCTGATCGGCATCTGGTTTCTGACCCACAGCGGCGATGACGCTGCCAGCGGTGACAAGAAGTCGCAGGCTGCGGTGGTCTCGGTCGTGGCGCCCGGACGCGGCACAATCGAAGGCGCGATCAATGTGACCGGAACTCTGGCGGCTCGCCGGGAACTGCCGGTTGGCGTGCCGGGTGAAGGCGGCCAGGTCGTTTCCGTGCTGGTCGAGCCCGGTCAGTGGGTTGGCGCGGGACAGGTGCTGGCAGTGATTGACCGCTCGGTTCAGGTCCAGCAGCGTGCCAGCCAGGCGGCGCAGATCGATGTCGCCCGCGCCAATGCGCAGCTGGCCCAGGCCAATCTCGACCGCGCGCTGAAGCTGGTGGAACGCGGCTTCGTTTCGACCGCCGATATCGACCGACTGACTGCCCAGCGCGATGCGGCAGTGGCGCAGGTTCGTGTCGCCGGGGCCCAGCTCGGCGTGCTCAATGCCCAGCTCAATCGCCTCAACGTCGTCGCTCCGGCGGCCGGACTGGTGCTTGAGCGCCGGGTCGAGCCAGGCCAGGTTGTGAGCGCCGGTTCCGGCATACTCTTCCGCCTTGCCAAGGGCGGCGAGATGGAACTGCGCGCGCTGCTCGGTGAAACCGAGTTGGCCCAGGTTTCGAACGGCGTCCGCGCTGAAGTCACCCCGGTTGGCGGGGCCAAGACCTTCACGGGTGAAGTCTGGCAGACGGCTCCGGTGATCGATCCGCAGAGCCGACAGGGCATCGCCCGGGTTGCGCTGCCCTATGCGCCCGAACTGCGCCCCGGCGGCTTTGCCACGGCAGTGATCAAGGCCGGGACCGTGGTGGCGCCGATGCTGCCCGAGTCCGCCATTCTCTCGGATAACGAAGGCAGCTACGTCTACATTGTCGGCAAGGACAACAAGGCTGAGCGGCGCAATGTGAAGACCGGTCTGGTTACGGCCAATGGTATTGCCGTGGTCGAAGGGCTGAGCGGCACCGAAAAGGTCGTGCTGCGGGCGGGCGGCTTCCTCTCGCCGGGCGAGACGATCAATCCCAAGGTAGTGACGAAGTAA
- the mnmA gene encoding tRNA 2-thiouridine(34) synthase MnmA, giving the protein MDLAALPTLDPAALFQLDGPASGKRIVVAMSGGVDSSVVAALAAQSGAEVIGVTLQLYDTGGVAARKGACCAGDDIRDARAVADRLGIQHYVIDHESAFREEVVEQFADEYLAGRTPIPCIRCNMGPKFTDLFRMAREFGADCLATGHYVRRVIGPAGPELHRARDPARDQSYFLYATTEAQLAYLRFPLGGLPKPQVRALAESAGLRTAAKPDSQDICFVPDGDYARIVEAVRPEGVRPGAIVHVETGAVLGRHDGVIHFTVGQRRGLEIGGQPEPLYVVGIDAVAAEVRVGPRRLLAVSAAQVIETNRIGPLPDAPLLAKVRSLAKPVPVTLEGPLGDGASTTIRFAAPEYGVAPGQAAVLYAGDRVVGGGWIAATES; this is encoded by the coding sequence ATGGACCTGGCCGCCCTTCCCACTCTTGATCCCGCCGCGCTGTTCCAGCTTGATGGACCGGCGAGCGGCAAGCGCATCGTGGTCGCCATGTCGGGCGGAGTCGATAGCTCGGTGGTCGCCGCCCTCGCCGCACAGAGCGGGGCCGAGGTGATCGGCGTGACGTTGCAGCTTTACGATACGGGCGGGGTTGCCGCGCGCAAGGGCGCTTGCTGCGCCGGTGACGACATTCGCGATGCCCGCGCGGTGGCCGACCGGCTTGGCATCCAGCACTATGTGATTGATCACGAGTCTGCCTTTCGCGAGGAAGTGGTCGAGCAGTTCGCGGACGAGTACCTCGCGGGGCGGACGCCGATCCCCTGCATTCGCTGCAACATGGGGCCCAAGTTCACCGACCTGTTCCGCATGGCGCGCGAGTTCGGTGCCGATTGCCTCGCGACCGGGCACTATGTCCGCCGCGTGATCGGACCGGCCGGGCCGGAGCTGCATCGTGCGCGCGATCCGGCGCGCGACCAGTCCTACTTCCTTTACGCGACGACCGAAGCCCAGCTTGCCTACCTGCGCTTCCCGCTGGGCGGCCTGCCCAAGCCGCAGGTCCGCGCCCTCGCCGAATCGGCCGGACTGCGGACGGCAGCCAAGCCCGACAGCCAGGACATCTGCTTCGTGCCCGACGGAGACTATGCCCGGATCGTGGAGGCGGTCCGCCCCGAAGGCGTGCGCCCCGGTGCGATCGTTCATGTCGAGACGGGTGCCGTGCTGGGCCGGCACGACGGCGTCATCCACTTTACCGTCGGCCAGCGCCGCGGGCTGGAGATTGGTGGCCAACCCGAACCGCTATACGTCGTGGGCATCGATGCCGTCGCTGCCGAAGTCAGGGTCGGCCCGCGCCGGCTCCTCGCGGTAAGCGCTGCACAGGTGATCGAAACCAACCGCATCGGCCCGCTGCCTGATGCGCCGCTGCTGGCGAAGGTCCGCTCGCTGGCCAAGCCGGTCCCGGTGACGCTGGAAGGCCCGCTGGGTGACGGTGCCAGCACCACAATCCGCTTCGCAGCGCCCGAATACGGGGTGGCGCCAGGCCAGGCTGCAGTGCTCTATGCCGGGGACCGGGTGGTCGGCGGTGGCTGGATTGCCGCGACGGAATCTTGA
- a CDS encoding GlsB/YeaQ/YmgE family stress response membrane protein has translation MGWIVALIVGGLAGWLASKLMNRDASMGVLANILVGCVGSVVGNLVIGPLVGIRGSVREFSLPGLAIAILGAVILLGALNLIQRGKVR, from the coding sequence ATGGGCTGGATTGTTGCTTTGATCGTTGGCGGCTTGGCGGGGTGGCTCGCCAGCAAACTGATGAATCGCGATGCCTCGATGGGCGTGCTCGCCAATATCCTTGTGGGCTGCGTCGGCTCGGTGGTCGGCAATCTGGTGATCGGCCCGCTGGTCGGGATCCGCGGCTCGGTGCGGGAGTTTTCCTTGCCGGGGCTGGCGATCGCGATTCTGGGTGCGGTGATTCTGCTCGGCGCGCTCAATCTGATCCAGCGCGGCAAGGTGCGTTAA
- a CDS encoding DUF1153 domain-containing protein, producing the protein MIENQKIRPAMVIGPLGEPLTIDSLPPPTTTRWVVRRKAEVVAAVNGGLLTIDEVCERYNLTLEEFASWQRAVDRSGMQGLRVTRIQHYRDLYERQLKY; encoded by the coding sequence ATGATCGAGAACCAGAAAATCCGACCCGCAATGGTGATTGGCCCGCTCGGCGAGCCGCTGACCATCGATTCGCTGCCGCCGCCGACCACCACCCGGTGGGTCGTGCGCCGCAAAGCTGAAGTCGTGGCGGCGGTTAATGGCGGCTTGCTGACCATCGACGAGGTTTGCGAGCGCTACAACCTGACGCTTGAGGAGTTCGCCTCGTGGCAGCGCGCGGTTGACCGGTCGGGCATGCAGGGCCTGCGCGTGACGCGCATTCAGCACTACCGCGATCTTTACGAGCGGCAGCTCAAGTACTGA
- a CDS encoding DUF445 domain-containing protein: MRRTATGLLVVMAGLYLVARHYQGLHPAMGYLLAFAEAAMVGGLADWFAVTALFRRPLGLPIPHTAIVPENKDRIADTMAAFLRTNFLTPQVVARRMRSMNLAAAVGNWLADPQTGGSSRLRAGAAEMLAHVLESLDPDRLGNQVRGGLFKQIDKLEVSPLLGQMLGTAIVDKRHMPVIESLVRWAGLTLEDNEPLVRELIHTRANAILRWTGLDERLANSVLDGLYKLLAEVIVDPDHPLRGKIEEGLAKLADDLQRDPELRTKIERMKGDLIANPAVSTWWQGVWERLRLKLLDRLRQPEGQIGSQAAEALAELGRHLRDDPALQAQINRFARRTLVGASVRYGDQIVRLVSETVKRWDAQTVTDRIEGAVGRDLQFIRINGTMVGGLVGVIIHAVDQLL; the protein is encoded by the coding sequence ATGCGGCGCACGGCCACCGGGCTGCTGGTCGTCATGGCCGGGCTCTATCTCGTGGCGCGGCACTACCAGGGGCTGCACCCGGCGATGGGCTATCTGCTGGCCTTCGCCGAAGCGGCCATGGTGGGCGGACTGGCCGACTGGTTCGCGGTGACCGCGCTGTTCCGCCGCCCGCTTGGTCTGCCGATCCCGCACACGGCGATCGTGCCTGAAAACAAGGATCGCATCGCCGATACGATGGCGGCCTTCCTGCGCACCAATTTCCTTACCCCACAGGTGGTGGCGCGGCGGATGCGGAGCATGAACCTGGCGGCAGCGGTCGGCAACTGGCTGGCCGATCCGCAGACCGGCGGCTCCAGCCGATTGCGCGCTGGGGCGGCGGAAATGCTCGCCCACGTGCTCGAATCGCTCGATCCGGACCGGCTCGGCAACCAGGTTCGGGGCGGTCTTTTCAAGCAGATCGACAAGCTCGAGGTTTCGCCGCTGCTGGGTCAGATGCTTGGCACCGCGATTGTCGACAAGCGCCACATGCCGGTGATCGAGTCGCTGGTCCGCTGGGCCGGCTTGACGCTGGAAGACAACGAGCCGCTGGTGCGCGAGCTGATCCACACCCGCGCCAATGCGATCCTGCGCTGGACCGGCCTCGACGAACGCCTCGCCAATTCGGTGCTCGACGGGCTCTACAAGCTGCTTGCCGAAGTGATCGTCGATCCTGACCACCCGCTGCGCGGCAAGATCGAGGAAGGCCTCGCCAAGCTCGCTGATGACCTGCAGCGCGATCCGGAACTGCGCACCAAGATCGAGCGGATGAAGGGCGATCTGATCGCCAATCCAGCCGTCTCGACCTGGTGGCAGGGTGTGTGGGAACGCCTGCGCCTCAAGCTGCTCGATCGCCTGCGCCAGCCCGAAGGCCAGATTGGCAGCCAGGCCGCCGAGGCGCTCGCCGAACTCGGCCGCCACTTGCGTGATGATCCCGCGCTCCAGGCCCAGATCAACCGCTTCGCCCGCCGCACCCTAGTCGGCGCATCGGTCCGCTATGGCGATCAGATCGTCCGGCTGGTCTCGGAAACCGTCAAGCGCTGGGATGCGCAGACCGTGACCGATCGGATCGAAGGTGCTGTCGGCCGCGACCTCCAATTCATCCGCATCAACGGCACGATGGTCGGCGGGCTGGTCGGCGTGATCATTCACGCGGTCGATCAGCTGCTGTGA